From the Myripristis murdjan chromosome 14, fMyrMur1.1, whole genome shotgun sequence genome, one window contains:
- the npm1a gene encoding nucleophosmin 1a gives MNGLDEEQMAPQNFLYGCVLESGKDVVFNPEDDDFEHQLDLRMACVDPSTKDELHTVEVEGQDLEGQKVKAVLVSLKPSTLPSVCLGGFNITPPAVFRLKAGSGPIHISGQHLVMMEADQSFDEEDDEDEEEEEETLKTSKKRPASSPAVKSQKKMKMDMEDDDEDDDDDDEDDEEEDDDDDEEESEAEESPVKAKVTPPEAQTPAQNGKSSKPGTPGAKQAKTPNKKGEKSPKTPPTPKAPLTIPEIKAKMMESMKKGITLPKVQPKFENFAKHGYKVSDPKVIMELWKWRQTVKDAK, from the exons GGTGCGTACTGGAATCTGGAAAAGATGTTGTATTCAATCCTGAAGATGATGACTTTGAACATCAGCTGGATCTAAGGATG GCTTGTGTGGACCCCAGTACCAAAGATGAACTTCACACGGTCGAGGTGGAAGGACAGGACCTCGAGGGTCAGAAAGTTAAAGCTGTACTGGTTTCACTTAAGCCCTCTACCCTGCCGAGT GTGTGTCTTGGTGGTTTCAACATCACTCCTCCAGCTGTGTTCCGCCTAAAGGCCGGCTCTGGACCGATTCACATCAGTGGACAGCACCTTGTCA tgatGGAAGCTGATCAGTCTtttgatgaagaagatgatgaagatgaagaagaagaggaagaaacacTCAAGACTTCAAAGAAAAGAcctgcttcctctcctgctgtcaAGTCCCAG aaaaaaatgaagatggacatggaagatgatgatgaggatgatgatgatgatgatga ggatgatgaagaggaggatgatgacgatgatgaggaagagagtgaggcagaggaATCGCCTGTTAAG GCGAAGGTGACGCCGCCCGAGGCACAAACACCCGCTCAAAATGGCAAGAGCTCGAAACCTGGCACACCAGGTGCAAAGCAG GCCAAAACCCCCAACAAGAAGGGTGAGAAGTCACCCAAAACCCCACCAACTCCCAAGGCACCTTTAACCATTCCTGAGATTAAAGCCAAGATGATGGAGTCGATGAAAAAG GGCATAACATTGCCTAAAGTCCAGCCCAAGTTTGAGAACTTTGCAAAACACGGCTACAAAGTCTCAGACCCCAAG gTTATTATGGAGCTGTGGAAGTGGAGACAGACGGTGAAAGATGCTAAATAA
- the LOC115371954 gene encoding claudin-7-A-like, which translates to MANSGLQILGFVLSLIGLIGLIVGTIMPQWKMSAYVGDNIITAVAMYQGLWMSCAFQSTGQIQCKVYDSILQLDSALQATRALMIVGIIVTAAGLGVACMGMKCTNCGGDDKTRKSRIAMAGGVILLIGALCAIVACSWFAHNIIQAFYNPFTPVNTKYEFGAAIFIAWAGAFLDVVGGGMLAASCPKSKPTPKYPISRPPSSKEYV; encoded by the exons ATGGCCAACTCGGGTTTGCAGATTTTGGGCTTCGTCCTTTCCCTAATAGGCTTAATTGGACTGATAGTTGGCACCATTATGCCCCAGTGGAAGATGTCTGCGTATGTCGGGGACAACATCATCACAGCGGTGGCCATGTACCAGGGACTGTGGATGTCGTGCGCATTCCAGAGCACAGGCCAGATCCAGTGCAAAGTCTACGACTCAATCCTGCAGCTGGACA GTGCCCTCCAGGCGACTCGCGCCCTCATGATTGTAGGTATCATCGTAACAGCGGCTGGACTGGGTGTAGCCTGCATGGGAATGAAGTGCACCAACTGTGGAGGAGATGACAAGACACGCAAGTCTCGCATTGCCATGGCGGGTGGCGTCATCCTTCTGATTGGAG CCTTGTGTGCCATAGTTGCTTGCTCTTGGTTTGCCCACAACATCATCCAAGCATTCTACAACCCATTCACCCCTGTCAACACCAA gtATGAGTTTGGCGCGGCCATCTTCATCGCCTGGGCTGGAGCCTTCTTGGATGTAGTCGGGGGTGGCATGCTTGCAGCATCCTGTCCCAAGAGCAAACCCACACCAAAGTACCCCATCTCCAGACCCCCCAGCAGCAAGGAGTACGTCTGA